From Anaerolineae bacterium, a single genomic window includes:
- a CDS encoding glucose-6-phosphate isomerase (catalyzes the formation of D-fructose 6-phosphate from D-glucose 6-phosphate) — protein MKPSKDVPFTFGINLAQATLDKYDAHIKRTLSAMKGQYLDQAAYAAMLAKNDTLLYEVYETRRPEIAGELLSGLSVLHPGQVGNEYFMTKGHFHTVLETAEVYYCLQGEGMIVMETPEGDWSVAELRPAKVLYVPPRWAHRSVNTGAEDLVTFFVYPAHAGHDYGTIETQGFRKLVIEENGRPKIVDNPRWRPRGKT, from the coding sequence ATGAAACCCTCAAAAGATGTCCCCTTTACCTTTGGCATTAACCTGGCCCAAGCAACCCTGGATAAATATGATGCCCATATTAAACGCACCTTGTCCGCAATGAAGGGCCAGTATTTGGATCAGGCCGCCTACGCCGCCATGCTGGCCAAAAACGACACGTTGCTCTACGAAGTGTACGAAACCAGACGGCCGGAAATTGCCGGCGAACTACTCAGTGGCCTGTCGGTGCTGCACCCCGGCCAAGTGGGCAACGAATATTTCATGACCAAAGGCCATTTTCACACCGTTTTGGAAACAGCCGAAGTGTATTATTGTTTGCAGGGCGAAGGCATGATAGTGATGGAAACACCCGAGGGCGATTGGTCTGTGGCGGAATTGCGGCCGGCCAAGGTGCTTTACGTTCCGCCCCGGTGGGCGCACCGCTCGGTGAATACGGGCGCTGAAGATTTGGTTACTTTTTTTGTCTATCCGGCCCACGCCGGGCACGATTACGGCACTATTGAAACGCAGGGGTTTCGCAAGCTTGTTATTGAAGAAAATGGCCGGCCCAAAATTGTAGATAACCCGCGCTGGCGCCCGCGTGGAAAAACATAA
- a CDS encoding shikimate dehydrogenase — MSTSKIIKKKVPTFYFIGVTTGQSLIMKVFPRWMKELGRPQVVIEGIDHPLHDAPEAYRASVAQIRDDPLSLGALVTTHKMDVYAAAEDMFDYLDPYARTTHELSSISKRAGRLEGHAKDPVTAGLSMDSIVGKNYFARAQGQVLCLGAGGSALATLLHLINKKDKGDRPERFIAVNRSQPRLDHMRRMVEQYPTDIQVEYILNSNPRRNDEIIAGLPAGSIVINATGMGKDTPGSPLTDEAMFPQNGIAWEFNYRGELDFIQQALRQTESRNLRVEDGWVYFLHGWTQVIAQVLHLPIEGELFNRLAEVANVIRS; from the coding sequence ATGTCCACATCCAAAATAATCAAAAAAAAAGTGCCCACGTTTTATTTTATCGGCGTCACCACCGGCCAATCTTTAATTATGAAGGTGTTTCCCCGGTGGATGAAGGAGTTGGGCCGGCCCCAGGTGGTGATTGAAGGCATAGACCACCCCCTCCACGATGCGCCGGAAGCTTACCGGGCCAGCGTGGCCCAAATCAGGGATGATCCGCTATCGTTGGGGGCGCTGGTGACCACCCACAAAATGGACGTGTACGCCGCGGCGGAAGATATGTTTGACTACCTGGACCCCTACGCCCGCACCACGCACGAACTTTCTTCTATTTCCAAACGGGCCGGCCGGTTGGAAGGGCATGCCAAAGACCCCGTTACCGCCGGCCTGAGTATGGACTCCATTGTGGGCAAAAACTATTTTGCCCGCGCCCAGGGCCAGGTGTTATGCTTGGGCGCAGGCGGCTCGGCCCTGGCTACGTTATTGCACTTGATCAATAAAAAAGATAAAGGAGACCGGCCGGAGCGATTTATTGCGGTCAATCGCTCGCAGCCGCGCCTGGACCACATGCGGCGAATGGTTGAGCAGTATCCTACCGACATCCAGGTGGAGTACATCTTAAACAGCAATCCCCGGCGCAATGATGAAATCATAGCCGGTCTGCCGGCCGGCAGTATCGTCATTAATGCCACCGGCATGGGTAAAGATACGCCTGGCTCCCCCCTCACCGATGAGGCGATGTTTCCCCAAAACGGAATTGCCTGGGAGTTCAACTATCGGGGCGAACTGGATTTTATACAACAAGCCCTCAGACAAACAGAGTCACGCAATCTCAGGGTAGAAGATGGTTGGGTGTACTTTTTGCACGGCTGGACCCAGGTGATTGCCCAGGTGTTGCATCTGCCCATCGAGGGTGAATTATTCAATCGTTTGGCTGAAGTGGCCAACGTGATTCGTTCTTAA
- a CDS encoding copper chaperone PCu(A)C, whose protein sequence is MVKKHLWLLAALFILITVLAAQCGAARPDGLQIKVVEPWARSSPMVAGNGAVFMELINEGDTDDTLLGAETDLAAVVELHETTMEGDMMKMNPVSKIEVPAGGSVRLEPGGLHLMLINLRQELVPGEKVKLILNFEISEPLTIEAEIREMGAEMSH, encoded by the coding sequence ATGGTGAAAAAACATTTGTGGTTACTGGCAGCATTGTTTATTTTGATAACCGTTCTGGCCGCCCAATGTGGCGCGGCCCGGCCAGACGGCCTGCAAATCAAAGTAGTGGAACCCTGGGCCAGGTCATCGCCAATGGTGGCCGGCAATGGGGCCGTGTTTATGGAATTAATCAATGAAGGCGATACTGACGATACCCTGCTTGGGGCTGAAACCGATCTGGCCGCGGTGGTTGAATTGCATGAAACCACAATGGAGGGGGACATGATGAAAATGAACCCCGTCTCCAAAATTGAAGTGCCGGCCGGCGGCTCGGTCAGGCTTGAGCCGGGCGGGTTACACCTTATGCTCATTAACTTGCGGCAAGAATTGGTGCCGGGGGAAAAGGTCAAACTGATCCTTAACTTTGAAATTTCCGAGCCCCTAACCATAGAGGCCGAAATCCGGGAAATGGGCGCGGAGATGAGCCATTAA
- a CDS encoding SCO family protein, with translation MAPKNKYFFLLISLLLGLTGVGVGCQVFGYEYKGSVIDPPLPLPNFELMAANGQPFRLSEVEGDLALLYFGYTYCPDVCPLTLSEVKKALTSLENGRERVHVIFISVDPERDTPAVLSKYMAAFGPEFTGLTDDFERVQAVMQPYGAYAEKQAVPDSALGYLVNHTARLYLVDPQRNLILTYPFGFTAADLRSDLAYLLRQESRQ, from the coding sequence ATGGCCCCAAAGAATAAATATTTTTTTCTGCTCATCAGCCTGCTGCTTGGGCTTACTGGGGTGGGGGTAGGCTGCCAGGTTTTTGGCTATGAATACAAAGGCTCGGTAATAGACCCCCCCCTGCCGCTGCCCAATTTTGAATTGATGGCCGCCAACGGCCAACCCTTTCGCTTGAGCGAGGTGGAAGGCGACCTGGCCCTGCTCTATTTTGGCTACACTTACTGCCCCGATGTTTGCCCGCTGACCCTGAGCGAGGTTAAAAAGGCCCTGACCAGTTTGGAAAACGGCCGGGAACGGGTCCACGTTATCTTCATTTCCGTTGACCCGGAGCGAGACACCCCGGCCGTATTGTCCAAATATATGGCCGCTTTTGGCCCGGAATTTACCGGCCTCACCGATGATTTTGAGCGGGTGCAGGCCGTTATGCAACCTTATGGCGCCTATGCCGAAAAGCAAGCAGTGCCAGACTCGGCGCTGGGCTACCTGGTCAATCACACCGCCCGCCTGTACCTGGTTGACCCGCAACGCAATTTAATATTAACCTATCCCTTTGGCTTTACCGCCGCCGACCTGCGCAGCGACCTGGCCTATTTGCTTCGCCAGGAAAGCCGCCAGTAA